In the Salvia splendens isolate huo1 chromosome 16, SspV2, whole genome shotgun sequence genome, TTACCCCCATTTTCACCCCCTATATATTCCCTCACCCATTTTACACTCTCATTACACCATACGcatttgtttctctctctacactaTTTCTGTTATCCATGGAGGGTTTGAATGAGAAGAAGAGGGGGCGATGTGAATCGGAGGAGGCGGAGCTGGAGATTTACTCGCCGGAGGTGAAGCGGCTCCGGGAGAATCTCCTGGATGGATTTGACGACGAGGTCGAGTTCTGCGCCGCAGCTCAGGATCTCGACTTGTTCATGAAGAGCTTCGAGGAGGAAATCATCGCTTCTCcttccaccgccgccgccggcgaTGGGGAAGCTGTCGAATTGGTCGATCTCACGTCGGATTCCGGCGATTCGCGGCCGGATCTAGGGTATTTGTTGGAGGCGTCTGATGATGAGCTCGGGCTTCCGCCGACAgcgtcttcttcctcttctttggAGGGTGATGTGGTGACTGAGTTGGTCCGTGTTGATTCTGACTCGTCTGAACTCGGGATCGAGTTCTGGGAGGTTCCGGGTTACGACTCGTTCGAGTTCGGATTCGGGGAGTCGGAGTCGAACTTTGGGAGCGGCAACGACGGTGAATACGTGGCGATAGACGGGTTGTTTGATTACTCGGATTTGGGTTTCGGGTCGGGTGAATATGGATGGGCACCCGAAACATTGCCGGCCCAGTAGCACCCTATTATGCTAGTTTGAAAATTAGGCGAAAAATATACTGTTaatatctctttattttttgATACTTTATGGAAATATTGTTAATTAGGCGTAATTAACTGGCAAGTCAGGATCTAAACAATTTGGTCGAAATAAGCGAATTTAGCGTAAATAAATGCTTTTTAATTGAATATCACGCTGAATCTAAAAGAGTCTTTGAAGACGGTATCGTTGTGAACGAACTAACTCCATTGGACAAAGATTTTCGTATCTCAATTCTATTTGATACTGTATGATATTTTAACAAACCATTTATCACGCGAATAGCATGCAGATGTAATTTTATGTGTAGAAAAGAAAGTGTTTGGTTGAGCTATTATTTATGGGATTGGATCCCCTGCAGTGGGGCAATCCACAGCACCCCATGCGGTGCATGAAACGCACACAATTACTCATTAAACGACAGCTAATTTGTTGGCAAAATTGCTTTTAGTTCatttactatatttttaattgttataTTAATAACAGTATAGGTTCAATTTTAAAATGACTTCAAATTAAGTTGatactaaaaattaaacacAATTACTTAATACTACTAATCATGAAAAACTAATCCTACAGAAACGTTAATTAACAATCTAAAAATCAAATAGTTTGAAATATAACCAAAATGATGATAAAAAGCATATTActtaatatttatttctttatatgctggtatctattttattaatcaTATCTACAGAAATGTgagtagtactattattaataCTATAATAACTAAAAGTGTAGTAAATGAATTAAAAGCAATTTTGACAACAAATTGGCTGTCGTTTAATGAGTAATTGTGTGCGTTTCATGCACCGCATGGGGTGCTGTGGATTGCCCCACTGCAGGGGATCCAATCCCATTATTTATACTTCCTGCTTCTACGGCTCTACCGCTTCATTATTTGGGTGTTCACATTCATgtacatatttaaatttcttttcACACAACTGAAAACAAATTTATAGGAGTAGATGTTGTATGAGCTaatgtcattaaaagaaattataTTCAGTTTAGTAATATATATCTACTTTCTAAGAAGGGACGTAGTATAATATGTGTCCCAATTTAAACATAGTTTTCTAATAAGGTTGTATAATGTGTCctacttttaaatttaaaattagttttataataaaatgtgagtgaaaataaGTAGTAGAACGTGTGCtaactaaaaaaaatgattaaattttaaatataacaaATTTTGTGAGACGAGCGGAAATAGAAatatgtgataaatttttaacGGAGTTACATATTCCTTTAGTCCATAATAAGTGTCCTATTTGATTTCatcacaagttttaagaaagataaaaaaatgaattaaataagttcgtggaatatatgattcattgctatataactaattttataataaaatataagtgaaataagttggtgaCATGAGacctacttattatttataataatatgaaATAAAGTTCTTTATGAGGATTTgacagaaatggaaaaatagaaCTTTAAATGAAAGACGGGAAAACTTTTAATGGAGGACAAGGGAAGTATTATACTCCCTACTATACCTATAGTTTCCATTAAcggtattttaattattttttcttttttatgtgtTAAATTGTACtccattgattaattttttcttttatgtgttataagttttatagtattaaatCCCATGCAAAGTAAGTGGTTTATTCATTTATgaaaatactattttaattaattaaatttttttatttagtagaaattttgttttaaaatttatgccAGGCGGAAGGATTATAAAGTAGGGAGTACTACTTAGTTTATTCTTTTTGAAAATTGCTTGACATTGACTTATTAGGTAATTACCGCGTGTGTGCTAACGTTCCTTTTGTGAACGCTCTCTCTATTGAAGTTCATTATCACAACACTCAATTTAGTAAAAATTAACAATATACTATCAACTAGTATGTGGTATTCCTTCCTTTGCGGTTAGGGGAAAGGAATTTCTAGGTAATTCAAGCTTCATATTTGTATATAGATTGATTAGTCATGAC is a window encoding:
- the LOC121770158 gene encoding uncharacterized protein LOC121770158, whose amino-acid sequence is MEGLNEKKRGRCESEEAELEIYSPEVKRLRENLLDGFDDEVEFCAAAQDLDLFMKSFEEEIIASPSTAAAGDGEAVELVDLTSDSGDSRPDLGYLLEASDDELGLPPTASSSSSLEGDVVTELVRVDSDSSELGIEFWEVPGYDSFEFGFGESESNFGSGNDGEYVAIDGLFDYSDLGFGSGEYGWAPETLPAQ